CCCAAGCCCACATAGAGGCCATAATGAAGATCCCAATCCCAACTCTAAAAAGCAGGTTAGGAAATTCCTAGGGGCAGTCAGGTACTGCCACCTTTGGATACCTGGATTTGCTGATATTGACAAGCCCTCTATATATTGCAACTGTGGGAGGCAACTGACCTTTAGTTTGGACTGTAGAAAATGAATTAgcctttaaaaatctaaaaaaggcTCTGGTAGGCTCCTGTCCTAAGCTTCCCTGATATCTCTAAGCCCTTCCATCTGTATGTTCATGAGAAAAAGGGTATTGCAAAGGGAGTGCTTACCCCAAATCTAGGGCTATAGAAAAGATCAATTGCCTACATTTCAAAAAGGCTTGATCTGGTAGCATCAGGGTGGCCTCCTTGTTTAAGAGCCATAGTGGCTACTGCACTCCTGATGAAGGACACAGACAAACTAACTCTGGGGCAGACTCTTACTGTGACTGTTCCACACACAGTGGAAGATCTATTGAGGGATGCCACAAATCATTGGATGTCAAATGCCCGCCTCACTTAATAACAGGCTTTCCTCCTAGACAAGGACAGATTAACATTCAATAAATCCATGGCAGTCAATTCAACAACCCTGCTGCCAGACAACAACCTGTAGGAGCCAATTCATGACCGCTCATAGATGCTGGATGTCATCCAATGTACTTGACTAGACCTGACTGAAATTCTTCTCAGCGTCAGAGATTCAGACCTTTACACTGCTGGCAGCAGTTACGTCTGAGATGGAATGAGGTATGTGGGAGTAGCAGTAGATATGGGCCAAAAAGAAGTTATTTGGGTACAGGGTTTGCCCAGGGGCTCATCAACCCAAAAAGCAGAAATCATTGCTATCACACAGGCATTGAGATGAGCAGAAGGAAAAGGGGTGAATATTTACACAAACAGCCACTATGTTTTTGCTACAGCACATGTGCATGGACAGATATATAAACAAAGGGGACTTTTAATTTCATATGGTAAGACcattgaaaataaacaagaaattctTCAATTACTGGAGGCTATCTATCTGGTTGCCAGATAATTATCCACTGGCCTGGACACTGCAAAGATGATAGTCCTCAAACTCAGGGAAACAACTAGGCTGATCAAACAGCCAGGGAAATAGCCCTTGGAGATCCAAGACACCAAACTATCCAACAACTCTCCAATTATCCaaaattttctgttaaaattGGGGAGGAGGCCTCTTCACacactacagaaaaaaataaacttatcttCTCATTGGGTGCCCAACAAAACTGTCATGGCTGGTGGAACCTCCCAAATGGAAAAATCTGCATATCTAAGCTACTAGGGAGAAAATGGTTAACTGATCTTCATCCAGCCATGCATTTATCACCCAAGAAGATGTCATAATTAATCTCATCCTATGTTTGGTTTCGGGGACATCGAGGGATGCTTCAAGATAGGCAgcgaagaaaaaaaaaaaaagatatctcaAATTGTTGCATGACATGTGCACAGGTAAATGCTAGAAGGATCAACTTCCACAAGGAAACAGGAGTTAAGATTCTGTACCTGGTAAATTTGGGGAATTagactttactgaaattaaacTTGGactatatgaatataaatacttGTTAGTCTTTGTTGAAACTGTCTCTGGCTGGGCAGATGCTTTTCCAATCTAGATGGAAATGGCACAAATAGTagataaaaaactaataaatgagaATGTTCCTAGATTTGGCTTCCCTCTAATTTTGGGGTCTGACAATGGCCTGGCCTTGATGTACAAATTATCTCAATTGATTTCAAAGGCCCTTAATATAAACTGGAAATTATGCTGTGTGTACCACCCTCAAAGCTCAAGGAAGGTAGAAAGGATGAATAGAAGTAAACACTGTCTAAATTAATCCTTAAGACTGGTGTTAACTGGGTTAATCTCCTGCTTTTTGCCCTATTGAGGGCCCATTGCATTCCTTATCAGGAAAAATTTACtgcatatgaaataatttatgggCGGCCACTGCCTATGGTTTCCAGAGTACACCTAGATCTGCTAGGAGACATTCCAATCTCAGGGTCACAACTATTCATGGATAAGATCTTTCTTAAGGTTCAGGCTGCTCGGCCTGTTGGACATAGATTTGTTGATCATTCATTCCAACCTGGCGATGCTGTGCTGATACAATGTTTGAAAACTAATACCATCGAACCCAGGTGAAAAGGCCCTTCCATTGTGATTCTCCACATTCCCACTGCTGTCAAAGTTGCTGGTATTCCTGCTTGGATTCATCATTCTTAGCTTAAGAAGGCACCTTCAGAACCCACTGGAGGAGAATCTAGCTGCCAAAGGTGGAAAGTGACTGAGCATggaccttttaattttaaaatttctaagggTTAATATTTTGTCATTAACTTCTTATTGCTTTTCCTTGTTATTGTAAACATTATGCTAATAATTTTTCCCTGTTGGAATATATATGTATTCTTGGGTGTTAGCTATGCTAGCCTCAACCAACCTTGCACCCCTTTGTAGCGCAGGTAGGACCTGCCATTGTAAGATCCCCACTAATATTAAATTGTACTTACTCCTGTCAGGATCCAATAATTGGCCCTATAAGATGGtgtaaagaaaatcaagaaattttCAGTCTGGTATTCAGGGAGGGACCATGGAAAAATCTTACAGACCAGTCTCAAGGGGatcatataaattttggaatctATAAATACTCAGCTCACCCACAAGATTCAGGacaatattcttttattaagtTTAAAAAGAGGGCCATAGTGGATACTGACTATTCAAGTGCTACTTTAAATGTGGATATTTCCATGAGCCTCCTAAATTCTACAAACAACCAAACCTTTTGGTTACAATTGATTGTTGATACTATGAACAAAAGTTCCTTCTGCATACAAGAAGGAAGTGCCATCAATCAATTGTTAGCTAATCATCTTATGGGCCTCTCTATAAAATATGATGACTATATTAAGGTCACTGGTGATAGGGCTACACAGCAAGACTGACCTGTGTACCATGCAGAGTCAGACTTGCCAGCTTCACTGATGTCCAAAAACATCGTTTATGCATAGAGTGCATCCTTCCCCAAACCCCACCTAATTGTTCTATTGAACAAAATATCTCCCTACCCAATGGCAAATGACTTCCTACAGGATGGGCTTTTCTCTGTAATAAGATGAGTTTCCAGGCTTTGCCTACCAATTTCTGTGGGATCTGCTCTATTGGATGGATCTTTCCCTTACTGCCATCCCTGGCATCTCCCCACCAAGACATCCGAAGTCTGCCCCCCAATTGCAATAACAATTTAATCCACTTGGACCCCCTAGACTTCGCAATTGCAGCAGCTTTCTTTTTGCCAATTCTAGTGGTAGGAATACAGAGAAATCATGAAATTAGTCTGTAGTTTTAGCAAAACAGATAACCTTATGACACAATTCTTAGTAGAAATTAATCAGGAGATGAAAGTACTCTGAATCTCAGTACTACAAAATAGAGCAgctattactttctttttctgagataTCATTTGGGCTGTCAACAATTCCCAGGCATGTGTAGTTTTAATATTACCGATTATTCTAGTGTTATCCAACAACagagggatgaaataaaaaaggagatcaACAAAATTCAAATGGACAACTCTTAGCCAGGCTTGGGAAACTGGTTTCCATGGTTAACTTCCCTTGTAGGTCCTATAATTTGCATCGTCTCCTATTAGTTCTTGTCCCATGAATCATTAACTATGTGCTCAGGTTTGGAGGACTACAACTTaattctattatgtataattgacAGTATTAACATATATGATTGACATTACTGATTGTtccctatcaaagatttgaaagggatacGTAAGACAAGGGGGGAATGATAAACCCAGACTAATTCCGTTTTAAGATCAGGAGCCAACGTTTCACAAGTTATAAAAgattcatttgtgttttctgtaaaatattaggATTTCTATTTAGCCTGGCcgtattttgatgttttaaatttgctTGTAATGCTTGCCCAttccttgaactcacccatgcctagCTTTCACTGAcaagatagcagccctctctgaaactttagttaTGCCTCATAATCTCTggctttccctggccagataacgaccctctctgaaactctagtggcacctcataaatccTCATACTGGGATCTAAAATTACTCCCTAAATGCTGAaacatttagaccattaacctactacctgcctttgtgttatgcttgtcaaaattctgttatctgtaagttctaaAGACACTCCCCCTTTGTATGCAAGTTTCTGTGCTATAAAGCTGTGTTCCTAGAGAGCTGTAGCATTGTCTTCTAttcccatgggtttcaggagagacaaTCCTGGCCTGTCAAAATTACaagcttgttttaatttgatttaaattggagtcagtggtcttttctttgtgtcatgGTTTAACACTCCCATGTATCTTTTCTGTTTGGACAGAACATGATCTGTGCAATAAGCCAACTCATCTTTGGATGTCTTGCTCTCATATACCTGACAAACTCGTATTTCTCCTATGCCACTACTGTTGCCTCCATCTCATTCCAAGTCTTTAAGACCCTATGCATAGATGATTGTATTATCTTTCCAATAGGTTTCCTGCTcccatttctccctctctccataTCATAAGCTCAGCAGGTGAGTCCTCCTAAAGTTCTGCCTGTCTTATAGGAAAGCAGAGCATACCTGTACAAATACAGACTCTAGAACCTGTCTGCAGTTTTCATctgcaatgaagaaaaataaatattatattggGAACCTGCCTACAAATGTTTCATAacttctcaattttttctttcttcttgatgttaggaatttgtaatcctccagcATTCCACAAACTTGGAAGAGAAGCTCCCTGATCTTTTTCTTTCCAAGTGCTCATCATCTAGTCTGCCTGTTAGGTCACTGAATATGCCTTGATTTTCATTGCCCATTACAATTTCATGCCCAAGTCTTTTTAATTAGACTAAAAGAAGCTATTTTGTGGCATTTCATGAACTTCATTTCAGAGAAGAACCCTTTTTCCAAGGCCTTCAGCATTACTTAGTGTTTGTAGGGCTGACACAAGTGTATCTCtgcttttataaacaaaaaaaaaatatttttgcttttcaacATCCATGTACTCCTGTGATTTCAGGCTATCCTCCCCTGCCCTGAGCTTTTAGTCCAAGTTGGTCCAAACTTACCTTGTTCCTATCTATTCCTAAGAATTAGCTGAGATACCTCAGACATCACCTTGAGGACATTTATGAAGACCTCTGACTTTAGCTTTCCTCTATGAGTGGTGCCCCTTGCCAGGAGGGGTCTGAGTCTGGCTGATCTTAcatggcttctcttggaagcaaTGGGGACAATTGTGTCTGCAATGACCCTTGCATTTGCAGAAGGTGCACTGGAATACTTTGGTTCTCTTGTGCCTGTGCCTTGGCACTGCTTCCTCCAATGGCATATTGCCTGTCTTCACAGGTGTCTGACTCCCACAAAGAATCTGGAATCTTGACTTGAATCTCAGTTTTGGGACCAGCCAGAAAATGGCCTGTGTTGATAGCTGCATTCATACCACATTGACGTCCCTTGATTCTCCAGTACAGGAGTGGGCTGTTAGTGAAGGTGGCACCTCTCAGCAATTCCACCCACTGCTCCTCCAGTTTTCTCTTCAAGTGCAGAAAGAGAATGCAGCCCACAGTGATCACAGAGCATAGCTACAGCTATCCAAAGTACAATTTCTCCCACACTGaggctgaaaaaaataaaggaaagttgACTGACAGCTGTAGGTTGAGACCTGAACACTTACTGAACATTTCACACAGACTTGATCAGTTTGTTCCCACACAGGACGTGGAAGAGGTGTTTCATCAGCACTAATGCCAACAGGGGAGGGATGCCTCAGTGCACCAAGATGAAGCTGATGTACTCTTTCCATTTAGAAAAAGGCCACCTTATACCTGATTTGGAATCTGGTGAATTAAGGGAAGAATGGGGAATGTTGAGCTGGAAATAGAATTCTCCATGCGGTGTGCATCCACAAATAGGCAAACACATATTCCACCAGCCCTAGTTTGGACTCATCATTTCTGTATAAAATGGACTTAACAGCAGTTGGAGTCATTCTGAAAATCATTCCCATTGAATGGGAAGGATTCTAGGAGCAGAAGAATGCTTGACTTTGGATAGGGAACTAACTCTATACTATGAGCAGATGCATTTCTTTTGATGATGCTCATAAAAAGGGCTCTAGAGTGTGAAGGTTTCCACCCCTCCTTTGACAAGTATGATTGTATTTGGAAGAGCCATGTAGCCTCCCTTGAAACCTTTTGTTTGGGCAACAGAAAAAATTTGCATGGCATGGTCCTAACCTTTTTGCTCCCTAATCTTGTGGTAACTCTCTTTGGGCATCAGCTTACCTGGTAGCAAGTACTCCCAGACCAGGCTAATCATACATCTCCCAGCAAGTGGAAGTTCTTCAACATCCACTTGCCCTGCTGCAGAAGAGCAGTGCCTCTGGGGACCTTGTCCAGGGGTGGTACACCTTGGAGCTCCAGTGATTGGGGGAGGGAATTGAGCTCCTCCACAAGTATTGTTTCCATGTGTCTCTTCACAGCCATCCTCCAAATCTCATTTTATTGTTAAGACCTGTTCCCCCATCCTAGAGGGGAAGAGCATTGCCATGTTAAGAGCCATTGAGACACAAATGACTCTATTTACAAAACATTTACTATTATAACATCTACCAGGGCTCTGACCTGGGTGGCAATGTCAATTGCCTGAGGTTAGCTCCTTTTTCTAATAGCCCTGGTACCTGAAGTTCTCAGCTTCAGTGAGCAGAGACTGAAAATCTAAAGAACAAAGTATGCATTGAGACATTCACCCTAAGGGCTAGAATGGGAAAAGAATGAGAGTGGACATTTCTTTCCACTTCCAGTGGAGATAGGGGTAGGAGGCAGAGTGGTCCAGCATGGGAGGTAGGTTCAGCATGTGGAGGGGTGGAGCAAAAGGTATCTCCTGAAAGATAATCAGGAGTGGGGATTTGGGCTGCCGCTGTGGCATCAGGTTAGATAAGAGCTGCTGTGTGGCCAGCAGAGCAGGTTGCAGAGGAACAGGCGCCTGTGCCTTGGTGCTACTTCCTCTGATGACATAGTGTCTGCCTTCACAGGTGTCTGACTGCCACAGAGAATCTGGAATCTCCACTTGAATGTCAGTTTGGGGACCAGCCGGGGAAGGGCCTGTGTTGATATCTGCATTCATGccacattgctgtcctttgtttCTCCAGTACAGGAGTGGGCTGTAAGTGAAGGTGGTGGTTCTCAGTACTTCCACCCACTGCTGGGCATGCTCCTCCAGTTTCTTCTTCCAGCACAGGAAATCAATGCAGCCCACAGTTATCACATAGTGCAGCCCCAGCAATCCAAAGTACAGTGACACCCACACTGAGGCTGAAAATGAAGAGGTAAACTGACAGCTGTAACATGGGACCTcaactctttcttcttcctctgcttgACTTGGCTCATtcatccattccttccttcccaccctcctCAAAGACACATCTCATAGACTTCTCATTGAGTCCAAGCTGGTTTGGCAGGAAGCCTAAGATGCCACTTTCGCCTTTGACAGATAAGGAATGCTTGTGTACAGGGGCCATGACCTACCCAGACTCAGTCAGGACTTCTGGCTCCCAGTCTCAGACCCATCCTGTCCTTCAGACTGAGATGCCTCACTATGCACAATATCCTTGAGCAAGTCAAAGCTCCCCATTTTATG
This portion of the Marmota flaviventris isolate mMarFla1 chromosome 6, mMarFla1.hap1, whole genome shotgun sequence genome encodes:
- the LOC114084484 gene encoding testis-expressed protein 38-like, whose translation is MAPVHKHSLSVKGESGILGFLPNQLGLNEKSMRCVFEEASVWVSLYFGLLGLHYVITVGCIDFLCWKKKLEEHAQQWVEVLRTTTFTYSPLLYWRNKGQQCGMNADINTGPSPAGPQTDIQVEIPDSLWQSDTCEGRHYVIRGSSTKAQAPVPLQPALLATQQLLSNLMPQRQPKSPLLIIFQEIPFAPPLHMLNLPPMLDHSASYPYLHWKWKEMSTLILFPF